The DNA window AAATACAACTAGTAACTTCATTGAAATTTGTAATGTCTAATGCGAACTTATTTAAAGGGAATACGATTTTGTTGGTAGATGTTAATTGCTTTTGTAATTCCGTACCTAATTGTCCATTAGCTCCTGTAATTAATATTTTCATAAATAACTACTCCTTTTTACTAAAATGAAATTATATCTGAATAACCATTTAACTTTTAACACCATCCTCTCTCGTATTTATATTACGTTGGTGCGTATTATATGGACACATCTTAAACGAGAAGATATCTAGGATTTTAGTGAAAAGACTATATCATGTAAATTTTAAAACCAAAATCAATATTTTATTGATAAATGGCACATGGAAAATAATAGTAACATAGTATGTGATGAGGGAAAATAATTTATATGCAAATGTCTATTAAAATTTTGATAAGGAGGTAATTTTTTGTGTAAGGTTTCAATTATTATGACTAGTTATAATAAACCAAATTATGTAGGAAAAGCAATTGAGGCAATTTTAAAGCAATCATTTAAAGATTTTGAATTGTTATTAATGGATGATAACTCAAATGAAGATACTCAAAAAGTAATAGAAAAGTATTTAAAGGATAAAAGAATAAGATATTTTCGAAGTGATGTCAAAAATATTTCGGAAAGGACAGAAAAAAATCGCTATGCAGTGCAAATAAATAAAGCATTAAGCATGATTAATGGGGAATACATTTCTTATGCAACGGATGATAATATTTATAAACCGAAACGTTTGGAAAAAATGGTAAATTTCATGAAAAATAATCGTAAAGTTAAGATTTGCTATTCAAGCTCATGTGTATTACACCTTAATTATGAAGGTAAACTCATAAAGAAT is part of the Crassaminicella profunda genome and encodes:
- a CDS encoding glycosyltransferase family 2 protein, translating into MCKVSIIMTSYNKPNYVGKAIEAILKQSFKDFELLLMDDNSNEDTQKVIEKYLKDKRIRYFRSDVKNISERTEKNRYAVQINKALSMINGEYISYATDDNIYKPKRLEKMVNFMKNNRKVKICYSSSCVLHLNYEGKLIKNVIRNAKNKLWVASCQVDHCSIMHKADILPIIYEKWHSYWDEDPQFYLIGDARFFWRLNHFWPFYPINEVLDVNYIMETSLHTQIIAEEKSEFIKRLPKQRTCWELRKYLKNLGSDR